From the Rhodospirillales bacterium genome, the window TCGGGCGATCTCGCCGGGCCGCTCGCGCGCGGCGTCATCGCGCCCGGCGACATTCGCGGCGATCTGTTCGACCTGGTACGCAACGACCGTCCGGCGCGAAGCGGCGCGGACGAGATCACGCTCTTCAAGTCGGTCGGCCACGCCTTCGAGGATTTCGCCGCCGCGGTCATGGCCTACGAGCGCGGGTGAACCGTCGTCCGGCTGGCCTTGGCCGGGCGCGGAGCGTATAAACGCGGCCATGAAACCGAACGCCCTTTCGCCCGCCGAGCGCCTGTTCGTCGCCCTCGACACCGCCGACGCCGACGCCGCCGTCGCGCTCGCCGGCAAGCTCAAGGGCGTCGCCGGCGGCGTGAAACTGGGCAAGGAATTCTTCACCGCCCACGGCCCCGCCGGCGTCGCCCGCGTCGCCGCCAAAGGGTTGCCGGTTTTTCTCGACCTCAAGTTCCACGACATTCCCAACACCGTCGCCGGCGCGATCAAGGCGGCGTTGGCGCTGAAGCCGTTCATGCTCAACGTGCACGCCTCGGGCGGAGCGGCCATGATGCGCGCGGCGGCGCAGGCGGCTTCGGAACCGGGCGCGGTGCGCCCGCTGGTGGTGGCGGTCACCGTGCTGACGTCGCTTGACGACGACGACCTCCGCGCCGTCGGCATGCGCCCGCCGGTGGCCGAACAGGCGGTGCGCCTCGCCAGGCTCGCGCACGCGAGCGGGCTCGACGGCGTCGTCTGCTCGGCGAAGGAATCGATGGCCATCCGCGGCGCGTGCGGGCGCGGGTTCCGCCTGGTGGTGCCGGGCATCCGGCCGGCGTGGGCGGAGGCCGGCGACCAAAAACGGATCGTGACGCCCAGCGAGGCGATCGCCCTCGGCGCCGACTATCTGGTGGTCGGCCGGCCGATCACCGGGGCGCGCGATCCGGTCGCCGCCGCCAAGCGCGTGGTCGCCGAGATCGCCAACCCCGACAACGCGGACCCATGAGCGCGGGGCCATGAGCGCGGAACCATGAGCGTCGCGGTCAAGATCTGCGGCCTCAACGACGCGGGAAGCGTCGCGGCGGCGGTCGCGGGCGGCGCGGCGTTGGTCGGCTTCGTCTTCTTTCGGGCATCGCCGCGTTATGTGGAACCGGAAACGGCCGCGCGCCTCGGCGCGAATGTCCCGAAATCGATCCTCAAGGTGGGCCTGGTGGTGGACGCCGACGACGCGACGCTGGCCCGCATCGTCGAGCGCGCCGGGATCGACATGCTCCAGCTGCACGGCGCCGAGACGCCCGCGCGCGCCGCCGAAATCCATTTACGTTTCGGATTGCCGGTGATGAAAGTTATTCCGGTCGAGACCGCCCTCGACGTGGACAAGGCGCGCGAGTTCGAATCCGTCGCCGACCGGCTGATGTTCGACGCGCGTCCGCCCAAGGACGCGACCCGGCCCGGCGGCAACGCGCGGCCCTTCGACTGGACGCTGCTGAAGGGCCGCGCCTTCGCCAAGCCCTGGCTGCTGGCGGGCGGGCTAACGGCGGCCAACGTCGCCGACGCCGTGCGCGCGAGCGGGGCCCGCGCGGTCGACGTTTCCTCCGGCGTCGAGACCGCGCCCGGACAGAAGAGCCCGGCGAAGATCGCGGAGTTCCTGAAAATCGCGGCGGCGCTGTAGGGCGCTCCCGCCTTTGCTCCCCGGCCCCGGCTGTGGTTTATTAGGCGCCCCTTATCCGCAATCGCGATCTTTTCCGGGTTCCGCTTACTTACGGGCGTTTGTTACGGGCGTTTCTGGGCATGACCAAACCGAACACCTACCGCGCCGGCGCCGACGAAGGGGGCCATTTCGGCCTCTACGGCGGGCGCTTCGTCGCCGAAACCCTGATGCCGCTGATCCTGGAGGTCGAGCGCGCCTATGCGCGCTACAAGGACGACCCGGAGTTCCTGGCCGAGAAGACGTATTATTATAAGCATTACGTCGGCCGGCCGAGCCCGCTCTATTACGCCAGGCGGCTGTCCGAGCGGTTGGGCGGCGCCAAGATCTATTTCAAGCGCGAGGACCTGAACCACACCGGCGCGCACAAGGTCAATTCCTGCATCGGCCAGATCCTGCTCGCGCGGCGCATGGGCAAGACCCGCGTCATCGCCGAAACCGGCGCCGGCCAGCACGGCGTCGCCACCGCCACCGTCTGCGCCCTGTTCGACATCCCCTGCGTCGTCTACATGGGCACCGTCGACGTCGCCCGCCAGGCGCCCAACGTGTTCCGCATGAAGATGCTGGGCGCCGAGGTGCGCGGCGTGACCTCGGGCGCCGCCACCCTCAAGGACGCCATGAACGAGGCGCTGCGCGACTGGGTCGCCAACGTGCGCGACACCTATTACCTGATCGGCACCGTCGCCGGCCCGCACCCCTACCCGACCATGGTGCGCGATTTCCAATCGGTGATCGGCGACGAAACCCGCCAACAGATCCTGGAGCTGGAAGGCCGCCTGCCCGATTCGCTGGTCGCCTGCGTCGGCGGCGGCTCGAACGCCATGGGACTTTTTCATCCGTTCCTCGACGACGCCGGCGTGCGCATCGTCGGCGTCGAGGCCGCGGGCGAAGGCATCCGCACCGGCCGCCACGCCGCCAGCCTGAACGCCGGCCGGCCCGGCGTGCTGCACGGCAACCGCACCTATTTGCTCCAGGACGCGGACGGGCAAATCCAGGAAGCGCATTCCATTTCCGCCGGGCTCGATTATCCCGGCATCGGGCCGGAACATTCCTGGCTGAAGGACATCGGCCGCGCCGAATACGCGACCATCACCGACAAGGAAGCGGTCGAGGCCTTCCACCTGCTCACCCGCACCGAGGGCATCATCCCCGCGCTCGAATCCGCGCACGCGATCGCGCACGCGGCCAAGATGGCGCCGAAGCTGCCCAGGTCGCATGTGATGGTGGTGTGCCTGAGCGGGCGCGGCGACAAGGACCTCAACACCATCGCCAACATCTCGGGAACCACGTTGTGAGCCGCGCGCCGCAAACCCGCGCGCCGCAAACCCGCATCGCGCGCCGCTTCGCCGCGCTCCGCGCCGAGGGCCGCGCCGGCCTGGTCACCTTCCTCACCGCGGGCGACCCCGACCCGAAGACGTCCTGGGACATCCTCGCGGGCCTGCCCCGGGCGGGCGCCGACGTGATCGAACTCGGCATGCCGTTTTCCGATCCGATGGCCGACGGCCCGGCGATCCAGGCGAGTTCCTTGCGCGCCCTCAAGGCGGGCGAGACGCTCAAGAAAACCCTCGCCACCGTGGCGCGCTTTCGCAAGACCGAGGCCGAAACCCCGGTCGTGCTGATGGGCTATTTCAACCCGATTTATTCCTACGGCGTCGCCAGGTTCCTCAAGGACGCGCGCGCGGCCGGCGTCGACGGGCTCATCGTCGTCGACACGCCGATCGAGGAAGAGGACGAGTTGTGTAACCCTGCGCGCGCGGCCGGATTCGATTTCATCCAGCTGGTGGCGCCGACCACCGGCGAGAACCGCCTGCCCAAGGTGTTGGCGCGCGCCTCGGGCTTCGTCTATTACGTCTCCATCACCGGCATCACCGGCACGCGCTCGGCCGTCGCCGGCGAGGTCGCCAAGGCGGTCCGGGGCATCCGCCGCCATACGCCGTTGCCGGTCGCGGTCGGGTTCGGGATCAAGACGCCGAAGCAGGCGGCCGAGATCGCCCGCGTCGCCGACGCCGCCGTGGTCGGCTCGGCCCTGGTCAACGTCATCGCCGGCGGCCTCGGCCGCGACGGCAAGGCGAAGAAGGGCTTGGCCGGGCGGGTGCTGCGGCTGGTGGCGAGTCTCGCGCACGGGATACGGCGAGCCCGCAAAAAAGCGAAAGCCGCGTGAGATCGCGATGAACTGGCTCAAGAATTTCGTGCGGCCGAAGCTCCGCCAGCTGGTGGGCAAGCCGAAGGACGTCCCCGACGACCTCTGGCACAAGTGCCCGGCGTGCGGCCAGATGATCTTCCACCGCGAGTTGGAAAAGAATCTCCGCGTCTGCCAGCACTGCGGCCACCACCTGCGGCTTTCGGCGCCGGAACGCTTCGCCATGCTGTTCGACGAGCGCGCCTATCAGACGATCGAGGTCAAGGCCCCGCTCCACGACCCGCTCAAGTTCCGCGACCAGAAGAAATACGCCGACCGCCTCAAGGACGCCCAGGCCAAGACCGGACGCGACGACGCCGTCGCCGTGGCGCACGGGCGGATCGGCGGCGAGGCGGCCGTGGTCGCCGCGCTCGATTTCGCGTTCATGGGCGGCTCGATGGGCATCGCCGTGGGCGAAGGCCTGCTCGCCGCCGCCGACCTCGCCAAGGAAAGACGCGCGCCGCTGATCGTGGTGACGTCGTCGGGCGGCGCGCGCATGCAGGAAGGCATTTTCTCGCTGATGCAGATGGCGCGCACCACCATCGCGGTCGAGGAGCTGCGCGCGGCGCGCATTCCCTACATCGTCGTGCTGGCCGATCCGACCACCGGCGGGGTGTCGGCGTCGTTCGCCATGCTCGGCGACATCGCCATCGCCGAGCCGGGCGCGATCATCGGCTTCGCCGGCGCGCGCGTGATCGAACAAACCATCCGCGAGAAGCTGCCGGAAGGATTCCAGCGCGCCGAATACCTGCTCGACCACGGCATGGTCGACATGGTGGTGCACCGCCAGGACTTGCGCGCGACGCTGGCGAAGCTGCTGCGCCTGCTCG encodes:
- the pyrF gene encoding orotidine-5'-phosphate decarboxylase; amino-acid sequence: MKPNALSPAERLFVALDTADADAAVALAGKLKGVAGGVKLGKEFFTAHGPAGVARVAAKGLPVFLDLKFHDIPNTVAGAIKAALALKPFMLNVHASGGAAMMRAAAQAASEPGAVRPLVVAVTVLTSLDDDDLRAVGMRPPVAEQAVRLARLAHASGLDGVVCSAKESMAIRGACGRGFRLVVPGIRPAWAEAGDQKRIVTPSEAIALGADYLVVGRPITGARDPVAAAKRVVAEIANPDNADP
- a CDS encoding phosphoribosylanthranilate isomerase, whose amino-acid sequence is MSVAVKICGLNDAGSVAAAVAGGAALVGFVFFRASPRYVEPETAARLGANVPKSILKVGLVVDADDATLARIVERAGIDMLQLHGAETPARAAEIHLRFGLPVMKVIPVETALDVDKAREFESVADRLMFDARPPKDATRPGGNARPFDWTLLKGRAFAKPWLLAGGLTAANVADAVRASGARAVDVSSGVETAPGQKSPAKIAEFLKIAAAL
- the trpB gene encoding tryptophan synthase subunit beta: MTKPNTYRAGADEGGHFGLYGGRFVAETLMPLILEVERAYARYKDDPEFLAEKTYYYKHYVGRPSPLYYARRLSERLGGAKIYFKREDLNHTGAHKVNSCIGQILLARRMGKTRVIAETGAGQHGVATATVCALFDIPCVVYMGTVDVARQAPNVFRMKMLGAEVRGVTSGAATLKDAMNEALRDWVANVRDTYYLIGTVAGPHPYPTMVRDFQSVIGDETRQQILELEGRLPDSLVACVGGGSNAMGLFHPFLDDAGVRIVGVEAAGEGIRTGRHAASLNAGRPGVLHGNRTYLLQDADGQIQEAHSISAGLDYPGIGPEHSWLKDIGRAEYATITDKEAVEAFHLLTRTEGIIPALESAHAIAHAAKMAPKLPRSHVMVVCLSGRGDKDLNTIANISGTTL
- a CDS encoding tryptophan synthase subunit alpha; the protein is MSRAPQTRAPQTRIARRFAALRAEGRAGLVTFLTAGDPDPKTSWDILAGLPRAGADVIELGMPFSDPMADGPAIQASSLRALKAGETLKKTLATVARFRKTEAETPVVLMGYFNPIYSYGVARFLKDARAAGVDGLIVVDTPIEEEDELCNPARAAGFDFIQLVAPTTGENRLPKVLARASGFVYYVSITGITGTRSAVAGEVAKAVRGIRRHTPLPVAVGFGIKTPKQAAEIARVADAAVVGSALVNVIAGGLGRDGKAKKGLAGRVLRLVASLAHGIRRARKKAKAA
- a CDS encoding acetyl-CoA carboxylase carboxyltransferase subunit beta, whose amino-acid sequence is MNWLKNFVRPKLRQLVGKPKDVPDDLWHKCPACGQMIFHRELEKNLRVCQHCGHHLRLSAPERFAMLFDERAYQTIEVKAPLHDPLKFRDQKKYADRLKDAQAKTGRDDAVAVAHGRIGGEAAVVAALDFAFMGGSMGIAVGEGLLAAADLAKERRAPLIVVTSSGGARMQEGIFSLMQMARTTIAVEELRAARIPYIVVLADPTTGGVSASFAMLGDIAIAEPGAIIGFAGARVIEQTIREKLPEGFQRAEYLLDHGMVDMVVHRQDLRATLAKLLRLLAPAHATGAVPGAPLAGRGLALR